One genomic segment of Aquamicrobium lusatiense includes these proteins:
- a CDS encoding DNA-binding protein has protein sequence MTFSSSLADDHRPLILDTSVLINLHACTYGERVLTAISNDIVVPDIVAGELEHETSRKNGDQSFLQGLIANGTVTVAGMTDAEYELFATLSGGSPSLDDGEAATIAIATRRHFRAVVDERKGRTRAAGLMNGVEPGWTFDLLRHPSVVHSLGEQWAADAVYLALRHGRMRVSAERCREIVGLIGRDRALECPSLPNFKNLSREAAL, from the coding sequence ATGACCTTCTCAAGCTCCCTGGCTGACGATCATAGACCGCTGATCCTCGACACCAGCGTCCTGATCAATCTGCACGCTTGCACCTACGGCGAGCGGGTGTTGACGGCCATCAGTAATGATATCGTCGTACCCGACATCGTGGCTGGGGAGCTGGAGCACGAGACGAGCCGGAAAAACGGAGACCAAAGTTTTCTTCAAGGCCTCATTGCAAACGGCACGGTGACCGTCGCCGGAATGACGGACGCTGAATACGAATTGTTCGCCACTTTGTCCGGCGGCTCTCCTTCTCTGGATGACGGAGAGGCCGCGACAATCGCGATTGCGACGCGTCGGCACTTTCGGGCCGTCGTTGATGAACGGAAGGGCCGCACTCGCGCAGCGGGACTGATGAATGGTGTCGAACCCGGCTGGACTTTTGACCTTCTCCGGCACCCTAGCGTTGTGCACAGCCTTGGCGAACAGTGGGCAGCTGATGCTGTCTATCTAGCGCTGCGGCACGGGCGAATGCGTGTCTCCGCGGAACGCTGCAGAGAAATCGTGGGCCTAATAGGGCGGGACCGCGCGCTTGAGTGCCCCAGTCTGCCGAACTTCAAGAATTTATCGCGGGAAGCGGCGCTTTAG
- a CDS encoding helix-turn-helix domain-containing protein, with translation MADLNELSAQEIGRRLRIARENAGIRQEEAAEVIGMSRPTLVSIEKGARRVRIQELQLLARHYGISVNGLLRREAVHTDLVPRFRKMRETEDDHTLEAVELLNDLVKAEVELENVLGIERRRHYPPEKGINQGDIVELAGKQAEELRDWLGLGAGPIGDIFSIIELDLGIRLYQRRLSSKSKVAGLFTYDDAVGACILLNANHPLGRRIQSAAHELGHFVGTRRVPEVLEDDEQFLSRDERYANAFGRAFLTPQKSFSESFKQLTAGADMLTRRHVILLAHQYNISREACVRRLEELELLRKGTWEWLKSKGGIKDHHAREVLGDAAERLDVAKTDANRSVSHRMSLMAHAAWKRGIMSEGQLAELLKMRRVEVRELIDQIELEENETDDLLKLPG, from the coding sequence ATGGCCGACCTTAATGAATTAAGCGCCCAGGAAATCGGTCGGCGTCTCCGCATCGCGCGGGAGAATGCGGGCATCCGTCAAGAAGAGGCGGCAGAGGTCATCGGCATGTCGCGCCCGACCCTTGTGTCGATCGAGAAGGGTGCGCGGCGCGTCCGGATTCAAGAATTGCAACTTCTTGCTCGGCACTACGGTATTTCGGTGAACGGCCTTCTGCGTCGGGAAGCGGTTCATACCGATCTGGTGCCGCGTTTCCGCAAGATGCGTGAGACGGAGGATGACCATACACTCGAAGCCGTCGAACTGCTGAATGATCTGGTGAAGGCCGAGGTGGAACTCGAAAACGTTCTCGGCATCGAGCGGCGACGGCACTACCCGCCGGAGAAAGGGATCAACCAGGGCGATATAGTCGAACTTGCAGGGAAGCAGGCGGAAGAGCTGCGCGACTGGCTCGGGCTTGGTGCCGGTCCGATCGGCGACATCTTCTCCATCATCGAGCTCGACCTCGGCATACGCTTGTATCAGCGACGACTATCCTCCAAGTCGAAGGTTGCTGGCTTGTTCACCTACGACGACGCAGTCGGGGCCTGCATCCTCCTTAACGCCAATCATCCCCTGGGGCGACGTATCCAGTCCGCCGCACACGAGCTCGGACACTTTGTAGGGACGCGACGCGTCCCGGAGGTTTTGGAGGACGATGAGCAATTCCTATCTCGTGACGAGCGCTACGCAAATGCGTTTGGTCGCGCCTTCTTGACGCCGCAGAAGAGCTTCTCGGAGAGTTTCAAGCAGTTGACGGCTGGGGCCGACATGCTCACCCGTCGGCACGTTATCTTACTAGCGCACCAGTATAACATTTCCCGCGAAGCGTGTGTGCGCCGCCTGGAAGAGCTGGAGCTCCTAAGAAAGGGGACGTGGGAATGGCTCAAGTCGAAGGGCGGGATAAAGGATCATCACGCGCGGGAAGTGCTTGGGGATGCCGCGGAGCGTCTAGATGTAGCCAAGACCGACGCTAACCGGTCGGTCTCCCACAGGATGAGCCTCATGGCGCACGCCGCTTGGAAGCGTGGCATCATGTCGGAAGGTCAGTTGGCCGAGCTGCTGAAAATGCGTCGCGTGGAGGTGCGTGAACTAATTGACCAAATTGAGCTTGAGGAAAACGAGACGGATGACCTTCTCAAGCTCCCTGGCTGA